One window from the genome of Pirellulales bacterium encodes:
- the dgoD gene encoding galactonate dehydratase, translating to MKITAIETHVCHARMRNWIFVKVLTDQPGLWGWGEATLEWHTRAVVGAIDDLAPLLIGEDPTRVEHLWQMMFRQHFWHGNGVVRGTAISGIDIALWDIVGKIHGVPCHKLWGGPVRDYIRTYCHLGGGKMEDMYESAPGDAARFADLAARAVDEGFTAMKTMGVPETMPLEGLRPIRYAEACVRAMRDAVGDGIDLMVDCHARPSPRMGLLFAKALEPYELYWLEEPCWPEAPAAMADIQHAVRTPIATGERLIGIHAFREFFERRAFSVAQPDITHTGGLSEARRIAALAEAYRVSLAPHNPQGPVSTAASLEFGFATPSYIICESVHLDVPWRQDVVTEGFHVEPKGRIVRPGTKPGLGIEINEAEIKKHPFQQELPQRTFYADGSVGDW from the coding sequence ATGAAAATCACTGCCATCGAAACGCACGTTTGTCACGCTCGGATGCGGAACTGGATCTTCGTCAAAGTCTTGACGGATCAGCCGGGTCTGTGGGGTTGGGGAGAAGCAACACTCGAATGGCACACCCGCGCCGTGGTGGGCGCGATCGACGATCTTGCGCCGCTATTGATCGGCGAGGATCCGACGCGCGTCGAGCACCTGTGGCAGATGATGTTTCGTCAACATTTCTGGCACGGCAATGGTGTCGTACGCGGCACCGCAATCAGCGGCATCGACATTGCGCTGTGGGACATCGTGGGCAAAATTCACGGCGTTCCTTGCCACAAGCTGTGGGGTGGGCCAGTGCGAGACTACATCCGCACCTATTGCCACCTGGGCGGTGGGAAGATGGAGGACATGTACGAATCGGCTCCCGGAGATGCAGCGCGGTTTGCGGACCTCGCGGCCCGTGCCGTCGATGAGGGCTTTACCGCGATGAAGACGATGGGCGTGCCCGAGACGATGCCGCTCGAGGGGCTGCGGCCGATCCGCTATGCCGAAGCCTGCGTGCGCGCGATGCGTGACGCCGTGGGGGACGGCATCGATCTGATGGTCGATTGTCACGCGCGCCCCTCGCCGCGAATGGGTCTGCTTTTTGCCAAGGCGCTCGAACCGTACGAGCTGTACTGGCTGGAAGAACCCTGCTGGCCCGAAGCTCCCGCGGCGATGGCCGACATTCAGCACGCAGTGCGAACGCCGATTGCGACGGGGGAACGGCTGATCGGCATCCACGCCTTTCGCGAATTCTTCGAGCGTCGCGCTTTTAGCGTGGCCCAGCCCGACATCACGCATACGGGCGGACTTTCCGAAGCACGGCGCATCGCGGCGCTGGCAGAGGCGTATCGCGTCTCGCTAGCACCGCACAACCCGCAAGGGCCCGTCAGTACCGCGGCCTCGCTGGAGTTCGGCTTCGCCACGCCTAGTTACATCATCTGCGAATCGGTCCACCTGGACGTTCCGTGGCGGCAGGATGTGGTCACCGAAGGTTTTCATGTCGAGCCCAAGGGTCGAATCGTTCGCCCCGGCACGAAGCCCGGCTTGGGAATTGAAATTAACGAAGCCGAGATCAAAAAACACCCCTTCCAACAAGAGCTGCCGCAACGCACATTCTATGCTGATGGCAGCGTGGGGGATTGGTAG
- a CDS encoding MFS transporter, which yields MRVAIRYLVLAWLCLAAALAYGQRFLLGLCATLVQADLALSDQAMGWVMGAFFITYAAFQIPGGWLASRWGSRAALAACVAGCSLSTTMTGAAFGAASLFLLRSVIGIGQAGIFPASTATIARWFPRTERAMASGLLTGFMSAGGAAALACGGWLLKHEYVGWRSAFVLVGVPGIAWAVGFYAWFRNRPEEHKSVRAAELATIQAGSDEPGSRDVVTEPTPWLALATSIPMWLIAMQQFFRAAGYALFASWFPKYLQEMYGSSIEAAGFLTSIAVVAVAIGSPVGGAFSDWLLARTGSRQLSRKGTAIVTMFLCAGLFLAAGLASGAQTAIVLITAANFFGAVAGPVAYAITIDMGGRHVPTVFSIMNMAGNIGAAAFPVVVGILVQWSERWDWIPLFMAGIYVTGAVFWLALDTRGTVFENSEASAVD from the coding sequence ATGCGTGTCGCGATCCGTTATCTGGTGCTGGCTTGGCTCTGCCTGGCGGCGGCGCTGGCTTACGGTCAACGCTTTCTGCTGGGACTCTGCGCCACGCTGGTACAAGCCGACCTGGCACTTTCGGACCAGGCCATGGGTTGGGTGATGGGGGCCTTCTTCATCACATACGCCGCGTTTCAGATTCCAGGCGGTTGGTTGGCCAGTCGTTGGGGAAGCCGCGCTGCGCTGGCCGCGTGCGTGGCGGGCTGTTCGCTCTCGACTACGATGACAGGTGCCGCCTTCGGCGCTGCGTCGCTGTTCCTGTTGCGCTCGGTGATCGGCATCGGGCAAGCGGGCATCTTTCCAGCTTCGACGGCCACGATCGCGCGCTGGTTTCCACGTACCGAGCGCGCCATGGCTAGCGGCCTGCTAACCGGATTCATGTCCGCCGGCGGCGCTGCCGCGCTCGCCTGCGGCGGTTGGCTCCTAAAGCACGAGTACGTTGGATGGCGCAGCGCGTTCGTCCTCGTCGGCGTGCCCGGCATTGCCTGGGCTGTGGGGTTCTATGCCTGGTTTCGTAATCGGCCCGAAGAACATAAAAGCGTGCGCGCCGCCGAGCTCGCCACGATCCAAGCCGGCAGCGACGAACCGGGCTCGCGCGATGTGGTCACCGAACCGACGCCCTGGCTGGCGCTCGCGACAAGCATCCCGATGTGGTTGATCGCCATGCAGCAGTTTTTTCGCGCTGCCGGGTATGCGTTGTTCGCCAGTTGGTTTCCGAAATACCTGCAAGAGATGTACGGGTCTTCGATCGAAGCGGCCGGCTTTCTGACCAGTATTGCCGTTGTCGCCGTGGCCATCGGGTCGCCGGTCGGCGGAGCGTTTTCGGACTGGCTGCTGGCGCGTACTGGCAGCCGGCAGCTCAGCCGTAAGGGAACTGCGATCGTCACCATGTTCCTGTGCGCCGGTCTGTTCCTGGCGGCGGGCCTCGCCAGCGGAGCGCAAACGGCGATCGTCCTGATCACGGCCGCAAATTTTTTTGGCGCGGTCGCAGGCCCGGTCGCCTACGCGATCACGATCGACATGGGAGGCCGGCACGTCCCAACCGTTTTCAGCATTATGAACATGGCAGGAAATATCGGCGCCGCGGCGTTTCCCGTGGTCGTCGGCATACTCGTACAGTGGAGTGAACGCTGGGACTGGATTCCGTTATTCATGGCTGGCATTTATGTCACCGGTGCGGTCTTCTGGCTCGCTCTGGATACCCGCGGAACGGTGTTCGAGAATAGCGAAGCTTCGGCGGTCGATTGA
- a CDS encoding protein kinase produces the protein MNNHELSAQTGETAGDDQLIKAAWAFDEELIRRRPGEISISLAGSGTLDPASRARLHQAQAAMEFLFHASTDSLEHTASSFSRAIEVTDDESCPNETDPTKPELPKKFGRFEVVRELGRGGLGVVMLARDPILKREVAVKVPRPEALLTADLRSRFLREAQAAARLTHPNIVAVYEAGQVGVVMYLAAAYCPGTNLAVWLHGCGGTVRRRTAVEIVLKIAEAIDYAHQHGVLHRDLKPGNILLEAFEPSGTTDDQRPLGFIPKISDFGLAKIQDVAGDDTRAGLVMGTPAYMAPEQAEGRLDIVCPATDVYGLGTILYELLTGQPVFRGANDADVLRKVVMDEPVAPRSLRPRIPRDLEAVCLKCLQKEPSHRYPSAARLAADLRRILNGEVTEARTLSLPERFWKWVHRRPAIAAIVLITIFCGSAIAALSGLYSWRLSKELQLSERRRVDAVMARADSEKHRNDVLRERDVNEQYAYAGRMQEAFQALAQGDVEDISKLLAHYEDGTRRAKLRGFEWYHLQRSLAGERLLLRGHKGEIYGVAFSPDGRLLATGGADGTIRLWDPSSGEELRTIYAHANCTNDLDFSPDGRSLASASCDGSIKLWDTRTWMPNRTLTQAKKPMLCVAFSPDGRFLAGGGNGGGLRIWDPAGRIVTTLDIPDPVNAAIWSSDSRYLATPINGAVQLWDTSDWSQQKILAKSVVMSAAFSSGDKMLALNLESDIGFVGVNEREANPSLIGHRGRIFKVLFRPGGTELLSCGEDRTVKIWKVMSANRTPSSDSSDDGTEATENRSLVGHGARVQDMVLAPDGHTLATASFDGTVRLWDLDARGGATPMLSCPVTRLSVGYAPPTFSADLRRLAVYTDQGHVNLWNVDNGQRLLDRDVESEGLSANWFASDLRYFAAWDGDRELLSFQTLEANERIVDSTNYVGKVHDVRLSADGAKAVAGDGVGVRIWNTATGDGGFVYSPPGYSEEERHDFGGRVRPALSSTGRLLAVTNVNSPGLLNLETNAWTDLSGLEGFVADWYFSRDDRYFIVNSYPIGVSVFDTQSGRLVRLLRLQSRVTASACSPDSNTVAVATGRKITLWHAETGQKMGSVATQEEAGSIIHVQFSDDGKHLGAVTAKPADDGTGLATVYVW, from the coding sequence GTGAACAACCATGAGCTGTCCGCGCAGACGGGCGAAACGGCGGGCGACGACCAACTCATCAAGGCCGCCTGGGCCTTCGATGAAGAGTTGATTCGTCGCCGTCCGGGCGAGATATCGATTTCGCTTGCCGGCAGCGGCACCTTGGATCCAGCGTCGCGCGCACGCTTGCATCAGGCGCAAGCCGCGATGGAATTTCTCTTCCATGCAAGCACGGACTCGCTCGAGCACACGGCTTCGTCCTTCTCTCGCGCGATCGAGGTGACGGACGACGAGTCCTGCCCGAACGAGACAGATCCAACGAAGCCGGAATTGCCCAAGAAGTTTGGTCGATTCGAGGTTGTGCGGGAGCTGGGACGCGGGGGGCTGGGCGTCGTCATGCTGGCGCGCGATCCAATTTTGAAACGCGAAGTGGCTGTCAAAGTTCCGCGCCCCGAAGCCCTGTTGACGGCTGATCTGCGCTCACGATTTCTGCGCGAGGCGCAGGCCGCGGCGCGCTTGACGCATCCGAATATCGTTGCCGTCTACGAGGCGGGACAGGTGGGCGTCGTCATGTACCTGGCGGCCGCCTATTGCCCGGGAACGAACCTGGCCGTTTGGCTGCACGGTTGCGGAGGGACGGTCCGGCGCCGCACAGCTGTAGAGATCGTTCTTAAGATCGCCGAGGCGATCGATTACGCGCATCAGCATGGCGTCTTGCATCGCGACTTGAAGCCCGGCAACATTCTGCTCGAGGCGTTCGAGCCATCTGGCACAACGGACGATCAACGACCGTTGGGGTTCATTCCCAAAATCTCGGATTTTGGCCTGGCGAAAATCCAGGACGTCGCTGGCGACGATACTCGGGCCGGTTTGGTCATGGGAACGCCAGCGTACATGGCCCCTGAACAAGCGGAAGGCCGCCTCGATATTGTTTGCCCCGCCACGGACGTCTACGGCCTGGGTACGATTCTTTACGAACTGCTTACGGGACAGCCGGTCTTTCGAGGCGCCAATGACGCCGACGTCCTGCGCAAGGTCGTGATGGACGAGCCAGTCGCTCCGCGGAGTTTGCGGCCTAGAATTCCGCGCGACCTGGAAGCCGTCTGTTTGAAATGCCTGCAGAAAGAACCGTCGCATCGTTATCCCTCGGCGGCGCGCCTGGCCGCGGATCTGCGGCGTATCTTGAATGGCGAGGTCACCGAAGCACGAACGCTGTCGTTGCCGGAACGCTTCTGGAAGTGGGTTCATCGTCGTCCGGCGATCGCCGCCATCGTGTTGATAACAATATTCTGCGGGTCGGCAATTGCAGCCTTGTCGGGCCTGTATTCCTGGCGGCTGTCGAAGGAATTGCAGCTTTCGGAACGGCGCCGTGTCGATGCCGTTATGGCGCGGGCCGACAGCGAGAAGCATCGCAACGACGTGCTGCGCGAGCGAGACGTCAACGAACAGTATGCCTACGCCGGGCGTATGCAAGAGGCATTTCAAGCTCTGGCACAGGGAGACGTCGAGGATATCTCCAAGCTTCTTGCGCATTACGAAGATGGTACGCGACGGGCCAAACTGCGCGGATTTGAGTGGTACCATTTGCAACGCTCTTTGGCCGGAGAGCGATTGTTGCTGCGAGGTCACAAGGGAGAGATTTACGGCGTCGCATTCTCACCAGATGGCCGGCTGCTCGCCACGGGAGGAGCCGACGGCACTATACGTCTTTGGGATCCGTCCAGCGGCGAGGAACTGCGTACCATCTATGCGCACGCGAATTGCACAAACGACTTGGATTTTTCGCCCGATGGACGATCGCTTGCCAGTGCTAGTTGCGATGGCTCGATCAAGCTGTGGGACACGCGCACGTGGATGCCCAACCGCACCTTAACGCAGGCGAAGAAGCCTATGTTGTGCGTAGCCTTCTCGCCGGACGGGCGATTTTTGGCAGGTGGTGGTAATGGTGGCGGCCTGAGAATATGGGACCCGGCGGGGCGGATTGTCACGACTCTTGATATCCCCGATCCAGTGAATGCCGCGATTTGGAGTTCTGATTCACGCTATTTGGCTACTCCCATCAACGGCGCAGTCCAACTGTGGGACACCTCGGATTGGTCGCAGCAAAAGATCCTTGCAAAATCGGTTGTCATGAGTGCCGCATTTTCCTCCGGCGATAAAATGCTGGCGCTAAATTTGGAATCCGATATTGGGTTCGTTGGTGTTAACGAGCGAGAAGCGAATCCGTCGTTGATAGGCCATCGCGGACGAATTTTTAAAGTGCTGTTTCGGCCTGGGGGCACCGAATTGCTTTCCTGTGGTGAAGACCGGACGGTGAAGATCTGGAAGGTGATGTCCGCCAACCGAACTCCGAGTAGCGATTCCTCGGACGATGGAACCGAGGCCACGGAAAACCGTTCGCTCGTCGGGCATGGGGCGCGGGTGCAAGACATGGTTCTAGCGCCCGACGGCCATACTCTGGCCACGGCCAGTTTCGACGGAACTGTGCGACTGTGGGACTTGGACGCGCGCGGCGGAGCGACGCCGATGCTGTCATGTCCGGTGACAAGGCTGTCCGTGGGCTACGCCCCGCCCACCTTTTCGGCTGACTTGCGCCGGCTTGCCGTGTACACGGACCAGGGACACGTCAATCTTTGGAATGTCGACAATGGCCAGCGACTGCTGGATCGAGACGTTGAATCCGAAGGTCTCTCGGCGAATTGGTTTGCCAGCGATCTGCGTTACTTCGCGGCCTGGGATGGGGATCGCGAATTGCTCTCGTTCCAAACTCTTGAGGCAAACGAACGGATCGTAGACTCGACGAATTATGTCGGCAAAGTGCACGACGTCCGATTGAGTGCTGATGGGGCAAAGGCCGTGGCCGGTGACGGAGTCGGCGTGCGGATTTGGAACACGGCGACCGGGGACGGGGGCTTTGTTTACAGTCCGCCCGGGTATAGCGAGGAGGAGCGCCATGATTTCGGCGGCAGAGTCCGCCCTGCATTGTCGAGCACGGGACGATTGCTCGCCGTCACTAACGTTAATAGTCCAGGACTCCTCAACCTCGAGACGAATGCCTGGACGGACCTTTCGGGCCTCGAAGGGTTTGTCGCGGACTGGTATTTCTCACGCGATGATCGCTATTTCATTGTGAACAGCTATCCAATTGGTGTCAGTGTTTTCGATACACAAAGTGGCAGGCTCGTACGTCTGTTGCGGCTGCAATCACGCGTGACCGCCTCGGCCTGCTCGCCAGATTCCAATACCGTGGCCGTCGCAACAGGTCGCAAGATCACGCTGTGGCATGCGGAAACCGGGCAAAAGATGGGAAGCGTCGCCACGCAGGAGGAGGCCGGTTCAATCATCCACGTGCAGTTCTCGGACGATGGCAAGCATCTGGGCGCCGTGACGGCGAAGCCGGCCGACGACGGGACGGGCCTAGCGACCGTGTACGTGTGGTGA
- a CDS encoding peptidyl-alpha-hydroxyglycine alpha-amidating lyase family protein, whose amino-acid sequence MIKGSAISTHLTCDDFGYTAVADWAQRPTHVTWQEVTAVATDSRGRVFVFNRGTHPVAIFDRDGVFLESWGEGVFARPHGIHIGPDDAIYCTDDLDHTVRKLTSEGRLLLKLGTSGAPSDTGATSVDYRTIERVGAPFHFPTNVALAATGEIFVSDGYGNARIHKFDEMGRLLRSWGEPGDGPGQFHVAHGIAIDRQGIVYVADRENSRLQLFTPDGEFLSAWTDVARPCQVFIDESGDIYVAELGYRAGMWPGTSAPSDAPGGRLSIFDSAGTLKARWGGGTNPCAAGDFYAPHDVWVDAAGSIYVAEVVWSAGGRRGMVAPDCHTLQKFVRNR is encoded by the coding sequence ATGATCAAGGGTTCCGCCATCAGCACTCACCTTACCTGCGATGATTTCGGCTACACCGCGGTTGCCGATTGGGCGCAGCGACCAACGCACGTCACGTGGCAAGAAGTCACGGCCGTCGCGACCGATTCGCGCGGACGGGTTTTCGTTTTTAACCGTGGCACGCATCCGGTCGCCATCTTCGATCGTGATGGCGTATTTCTGGAATCATGGGGCGAAGGAGTATTTGCCCGGCCGCATGGAATTCATATCGGTCCCGATGATGCCATCTATTGCACTGATGATTTAGATCACACGGTGCGAAAACTCACGTCCGAGGGGCGATTATTGCTCAAACTGGGCACAAGCGGCGCGCCATCGGACACAGGCGCCACGAGCGTTGACTATCGCACGATCGAGCGCGTGGGTGCGCCGTTTCACTTTCCTACGAACGTGGCACTTGCCGCGACGGGCGAGATCTTCGTCAGCGACGGTTACGGCAATGCGCGAATTCATAAATTCGATGAGATGGGCCGACTGTTGCGCTCCTGGGGCGAGCCGGGCGACGGCCCTGGTCAGTTTCACGTGGCTCACGGCATCGCCATCGATCGGCAAGGCATCGTGTATGTAGCTGATCGCGAAAACAGCCGTCTGCAACTATTCACGCCCGATGGCGAGTTTCTCAGCGCTTGGACCGACGTGGCACGGCCTTGCCAGGTGTTCATCGACGAATCCGGCGATATTTACGTCGCCGAACTCGGTTATCGGGCAGGCATGTGGCCGGGTACATCGGCTCCGAGTGATGCCCCGGGGGGACGGCTAAGCATCTTCGACAGCGCTGGGACGCTCAAGGCACGTTGGGGAGGCGGAACCAATCCTTGCGCCGCGGGAGATTTCTACGCGCCGCACGATGTCTGGGTCGACGCCGCGGGAAGCATCTACGTGGCCGAGGTTGTGTGGTCCGCCGGTGGCCGACGAGGGATGGTGGCACCAGACTGCCATACGTTACAAAAATTTGTCCGCAATAGATAA
- a CDS encoding sigma-70 family RNA polymerase sigma factor, whose product MHRPASGNLSGTNGRDPIEAARAGSIEDFGALVSGLRDYLLFVANRELTPDLRAKISPSDVLQETFIQAQRKIADFAGSSEGELLAWLRGILLNKIQVAEQRYISAQARDVRREVFLDDSAATFPDKENLPGDFDTPSRRVVAAEQTAAVDTLLGCLPPEYERVLRLRYWEQLPLDEIAQQMHRSTDAVQKLWFRAVERLKREMHRREQP is encoded by the coding sequence ATGCACCGGCCAGCGTCAGGCAATCTCTCCGGCACGAACGGCCGTGATCCGATCGAAGCCGCTCGCGCCGGCTCGATCGAAGATTTTGGGGCGTTAGTCTCTGGACTGCGCGATTATCTGTTGTTCGTGGCCAATCGGGAATTGACTCCCGATCTTCGCGCCAAGATCAGCCCGTCGGATGTGCTGCAAGAGACGTTCATTCAAGCGCAGCGAAAGATCGCGGATTTCGCCGGCAGCAGTGAAGGGGAATTGCTGGCTTGGTTGCGCGGAATTCTATTGAACAAGATCCAGGTCGCCGAGCAACGATACATCAGCGCGCAGGCGCGCGATGTCCGACGCGAAGTCTTTTTGGATGATTCCGCGGCGACCTTTCCCGACAAGGAGAACTTGCCGGGAGACTTCGATACGCCCAGCCGGCGCGTCGTAGCTGCCGAGCAGACCGCGGCCGTCGATACGCTGCTCGGGTGTTTGCCGCCGGAATACGAGCGCGTACTCAGGCTGCGCTACTGGGAACAACTCCCGCTGGACGAGATTGCCCAACAGATGCATCGTAGCACGGATGCGGTGCAAAAGCTTTGGTTCCGGGCCGTGGAACGCCTCAAACGGGAGATGCATCGCCGTGAACAACCATGA
- a CDS encoding alcohol dehydrogenase catalytic domain-containing protein, which translates to MKAWRFYGFGDLRLDDVPEPECAPGHVLVEPLCVQPSVTEAQLALGIPTLAYERVKRRLETEAPIQLFGHEFCAKIVAVGRGANRFRVGDRVAARAKQPCGECPLCQSERSHLCRKGPVIGFDLPGCFSEIAILPEIALVKVDDRISDSEAACLQSLSDSVAAVETAQIQVGDTVVILGQGSMGLECLQIARLCGAGLTITVDVREEACAISRELGADHALNANQCDVVATICQLTEDVGADVVFECAGGSPRQGLAGHRSLLQAIDTVRSGGKIIGVSFYGGAIPLEIDLLRERSLRYIFPDISTQAHLAYTVRLAATGRVSLKPTITHVLSGIGAVPQAFEITANKGKYQAINPAQVMMRA; encoded by the coding sequence ATGAAAGCCTGGCGATTTTACGGCTTCGGCGATCTGCGGTTGGATGATGTACCCGAGCCGGAGTGCGCGCCGGGACACGTGTTGGTCGAGCCCTTGTGCGTGCAACCGAGCGTGACCGAGGCCCAACTGGCGCTTGGCATACCCACGCTGGCATACGAGCGCGTGAAACGCCGCCTGGAAACCGAGGCGCCGATCCAACTTTTCGGCCATGAATTCTGCGCAAAGATCGTCGCCGTTGGCCGCGGTGCCAATCGATTTCGCGTGGGGGATCGCGTCGCGGCGCGCGCCAAACAACCTTGCGGTGAATGTCCATTGTGCCAATCGGAGCGCAGCCATCTCTGCCGCAAAGGTCCAGTTATCGGATTTGATTTGCCAGGCTGTTTTTCCGAGATCGCGATTCTGCCCGAGATCGCGCTGGTGAAAGTCGACGATCGGATCTCGGATAGCGAGGCGGCCTGCTTGCAATCGCTCAGCGACAGCGTGGCCGCGGTCGAGACTGCGCAGATTCAGGTCGGCGATACGGTCGTCATTCTGGGACAAGGAAGCATGGGGCTGGAATGCCTGCAGATCGCGCGACTGTGCGGCGCGGGGCTGACCATTACGGTGGACGTCCGCGAAGAAGCGTGTGCGATCTCGCGCGAGCTGGGGGCCGACCATGCTTTGAACGCCAACCAGTGCGATGTCGTCGCGACGATTTGCCAGTTGACCGAGGACGTCGGTGCCGACGTTGTTTTCGAATGTGCGGGCGGCAGCCCCCGACAAGGTCTTGCTGGTCATCGGTCGCTGTTGCAGGCGATCGACACCGTGCGTTCCGGCGGCAAGATCATTGGCGTTTCGTTCTACGGAGGTGCGATCCCGCTCGAAATCGATCTGCTGCGCGAGCGCAGTCTGCGCTACATTTTTCCGGACATCAGCACACAAGCCCATCTGGCCTATACCGTGCGACTGGCGGCGACAGGACGCGTGAGCTTAAAGCCGACCATCACGCACGTGTTGTCGGGCATCGGGGCCGTTCCTCAGGCTTTTGAAATCACGGCCAATAAAGGGAAGTATCAAGCAATCAATCCGGCGCAGGTAATGATGCGTGCTTGA